One stretch of Rattus norvegicus strain BN/NHsdMcwi chromosome 12, GRCr8, whole genome shotgun sequence DNA includes these proteins:
- the Mdh2 gene encoding malate dehydrogenase, mitochondrial precursor: MLSALARPVGAALRRSFSTSAQNNAKVAVLGASGGIGQPLSLLLKNSPLVSRLTLYDIAHTPGVAADLSHIETRANVKGYLGPEQLPDCLKGCDVVVIPAGVPRKPGMTRDDLFNTNATIVATLTAACAQHCPEAMICIISNPVNSTIPITAEVFKKHGVYNPNKIFGVTTLDIVRANTFVAELKGLDPARVNVPVIGGHAGKTIIPLISQCTPKVDFPQDQLATLTGRIQEAGTEVVKAKAGAGSATLSMAYAGARFVFSLVDAMNGKEGVIECSFVQSKETECTYFSTPLLLGKKGLEKNLGIGKITPFEEKMIAEAIPELKASIKKGEDFVKNMK; the protein is encoded by the exons ATGCTGTCCGCTCTCGCCCGTCCTGTCGGTGCCGCTCTCCGCCGCAGCTTCAGCACTTCAGCCCAG AACAATGCTAAAGTAGCTGTCCTGGGAGCTTCTGGGGGCATTGGGCAACCCCTTTCACTCCTCCTGAAGAACAGTCCCCTCGTGAGCCGCCTGACCCTCTATGACATCGCTCACACACCTGGTGTGGCAGCAGATCTGAGTCACATCGAGACCAGAGCAAATGTGAAAG GCTACCTCGGGCCGGAGCAGCTGCCGGACTGCCTAAAAGGTTGTGATGTTGTGGTCATCCCAGCTGGAGTGCCCAGGAAGCCAG GAATGACACGAGATGACCTGTTCAACACCAATGCTACCATTGTGGCCACATTGACGGCTGCCTGTGCCCAGCACTGTCCTGAAGCCATGATTTGCATCATTTCCAACCCA GTTAACTCCACCATCCCCATCACAGCCGAAGTTTTCAAGAAGCATGGCGTATACAACCCCAACAAGATATTCGGTGTGACAACCCTTGACATCGTCAGAGCAAACACATTTGTGGCAGAGCTAAAG GGTTTGGACCCAGCTCGAGTCAATGTGCCTGTCATTGGTGGCCACGCCGGGAAGACGATCATCCCCCTGATCTCTCAG TGTACCCCCAAGGTTGACTTTCCCCAAGACCAGCTGGCCACACTCACCGGGAGGATCCAGGAGGCTGGCACTGAAGTCGTGAAGGCCAAGGCTGGAGCAG GCTCTGCCACTCTGTCCATGGCTTATGCTGGAGCCCGCTTTGTCTTCTCCCTGGTGGACGCCATGAATGGGAAGGAAGGAGTCATCGAGTGCTCTTTTGTTCAGTCCAAAGAGACAGAGTGCACTTATTTCTCTACACCCTTGCTGTTGGGG AAAAAAGGCCTGGAGAAGAACCTAGGCATTGGCAAAATCACTCCTTTTGAGGAGAAAATGATTGCCGAGGCCATCCCTGAGCTGAAAGCCTCCATCAAGAAAGGCGAGGACTTTGTGAAGAACATGAAGTGA